A region of the Pseudomonas silesiensis genome:
CGGATTTTCGTCGGCATCATCTTCGCGGCCCACGGTGCGCAGAAACTGTTCGGCGCGTTCGGTGGTTATGGTCTGGCGGGCACGGCGCAGTACATGGAGAGCATCGGCCTGACCCCAGGCTACGTGATGGCGACGCTGGCGGGTGGGACCGAGTTCTTTGGCGGCCTGGCATTGATCATTGGCTTGCTGGCACGCCCGGCTGCACTGGGGCTGACCTTTCTTTCGCTGGTGGCGATTTTCACTGTG
Encoded here:
- a CDS encoding DoxX family protein, coding for MSTLINKVLFTRAGYGLTVLRIFVGIIFAAHGAQKLFGAFGGYGLAGTAQYMESIGLTPGYVMATLAGGTEFFGGLALIIGLLARPAALGLTFLSLVAIFTVHIGNGLFMANNGYEFALALLGGSIAVLIEGAGKLSVDRAIAG